CTGGACACGTTCGGGGTGCCGGCCCGGGAGGCGCGGCACCCACCGGGTCACACCATGCGCCGGATCCCGAACCGCTGCGCGCGCCGGCGCCACACCAGCCCGTAATACAACCCCTGCATCACAAACATCGTGATGAACGCCGCCGGATACGCCGCCCAGATGCCGTTGGTGCCGATGTGCCGGCACAGCATCCACGCGACCGGCACTTCCACCGCCGCGATCGCGACGATGGAGATGGCCGTGGGCGCGAAGACCGTGCCGCTGGCGCGCATCACCCCCGCGAACACACCGGCCATGCCGAACACGACCGAGCTCCACAGCGAGATGTGCAGCAGGCTCTGCGTCAGGTCCATGACGGCCTCGCTGTGGGTGAACAAGCCGACGACCGCGCGCGAGAACAGCAGCGCCACCACCACCAGCAGGCCGGAGATCGCCATGTTCAGCCACAGGCCGGTGCGCGTGATGGCGTCGAGCCGGTCCGGCCGCCCCGCGCCGATGGCCTGCGCACCGAGGATGGACGCCGTGATGGCAATCGACATGGCCGGGAACTGCACGTAGCTGATGATCTGCGTGCCGGCGCCGTAGGCCGCGGTGGCATCCGAGCCGAAGCGGTTGACCAGCGACAGCAGCGACAGCTCCGCGACCGAGATCACCACCAGTTGCACGCCCGACGGCACGCCGATCTTCAGCACGGTCTTCAGCACCCCGGCATCGATCCGCAGATGGCGCGCCAGCGCGGCGTCGGGCGCCAGCGGGTGCTGCCGGCGGCGCAGATGGAACGCCAGCCAGGTGAGCGCGACGAGCAGCGACACGATGGTGGCGATGGCGCCGCTGGCCACGCCCATCTGCGGCAGGCCGAACCAGCCGCGGATCAGTGAAGGCGTCAGCACCAGGCCGACCGACGTGGACAGCAGCAGCGTGCGCAGCGGCGTACGCGTGTCGCCCACGCCGCGCAGCATGGCCGTGAACAGCAGGAAGACGAACAGGCCGGGCATCGCGTACAGCATCACGCTGGCGTACACGGCGGCATCGGGCAGGATGTCGGCCGGCGTACCGAGCCAGCCCAGCAGCGCATGCGCGAACGGCCCGCCCAGCAGCGCCACCGCCACGCCGGCCAGCAGGCCCACCGACAGCGTGGTGCCGGCCACGGTCTTGACCGCCTCGGGCTTGCGCGCGCCCCAGGCCTGCCCGATCAGCACCGACGCCCCCGCGCCCAGCCCGATGACGAAGGCGATGAAGAAGAACACGATGGGAAAGAACGCCGACACCGCCGCCAGCGCCTGCACGCCCAGCATGTGACCGACGTAGATGTTGTTGAGCGTGCCCGACAGCGACTGCAGGATGTTGGCGAGGATCAGCGGCCCGAGAAACGCCAGAAACGTCCGCCACAACGGACGGGCGGCCGGCGCCGTCATGCGACCGCCTCGGGGGTGGGGGATGGGGCATCGGCCAACGGGGGCGTCATGCCGAACGCGGCACGGGCCAGCTCGCGCGCGAAGTCACGCACATCGGCGGGCCAGGGCTGGGTCAGCGTGGCGAAGCGTGCGGCGTCCGCCGCGAACAGCGCGCGCGCGGCCTCTTCGAAGCCGGGCGCATCGCCGGCCATGGCCGACATGAACCGGTAAGCGGCCTCCTGCGCCTCGCGGCGCCGGTCCGGGCCTTGCGCCGCGCGGCTGGCCGCCTCCACCAGCTTGCGCAGGGTCACCGAGGCACCGCCGGGCTGCGCCGCCAGCCAGTCCCAGTGGCGCGGCAGCAGCGTGACTTCGCGGGCGGTCACGCCCAGCTTGGGGCGGCCGGGGCCACGCGGGCGGGCGGACGGTTCGAGTGCATCGGCATGGACTCCGGCTGCCTCGTCGAACCGGGCCGCGATATCGTCGACGGTGCCACGGAGGTCGAACTCCACCGGGCATGCGGTTGCGTTGTCGAACACCAGCACCGATGCGTCGGGATGCGCGTCCAGATGCAGCCGGACGGCCCTGGCCACGTCCCGGACGGCGCCGGCGGCCAGGCGGCGCGCATCGGCAAACGCCGTGCACGCACGAACTGTTGTGGCGTTCATAAAAACAGCCCTCCTGCGGGGAAATCTCAACAGGCGCCCATTTTACCCGGGTTTATTCGTTGTCCGTCAATATTGCCCGGGTCAAATTAGCATTCAAACAACACCGCGCCCCGCCGCTACCTTCGGGACGTCCCCCCTGCCCGCTGCTTCGGCCAGGCGCCCAGCACATCCGCCACCGCCACATGGCCATGCTTGAGCGCAAGCAGCATGGCCTTGGACAGGTCGACTTTGGCGCCGGCCTGGAGCAGCGTGCTCACGCCCTCGGCGTTGCCGCGCGCCACCGCGCGCATCAGCGCGGTCGCGCCATGGCTGTCGAACTGGTTGAGCTTCGCCTCGGGGATCAGCAGCCGGACCAGCGCCATGTGACCCGCGTCAATGGCAGCCATCAGCGCGGTGGTGCCGTCCCTGGTAAAGGCATTGACATCGACGCCGGCATTGACCAGTACCTGCGCGCACTCGACGTGCCGGCCCCGCGTTGCCCGGATCAGCGCAGTCGACCGGTCAGTCGACATGTAGAGGTTGCGCTTCGCGCCGGCCTTGATGAGTGCCCGCACGCAGCCCAGGTGCCCGCCCCTGCATGCGGCGATCAGGGGCGTCATCGCATTGTTGTCGCCCTTGTTGACCTGCGCCCCCAGGCCCAGCAGCATCGTCACGACACCCTCGCGGCCGTTCTCCGAGGCAGCCATCAGTGCCGTTTTGCCGCTTTTGCCCTGGTCGTCCTAGTACCGCTGCACAGAGGTTATGACAGTTTGGCTGGGTTGCAGGACAGGCAAGCAGTTGTGGTCAACGAGCAGTTCGATGCTGCGAGCGAAGCCTGCTTGCCGGCGGATCAATCCATTGCGTTCGAGGTTGAGCACCATCTGATGGACGGAAGGAGCCGTGACGGCGAAGAAGCGCTGCATGTCGCGTTCGGCCGGAGCACGGGCGTTTATCAAGCTGTAGGCCCAGATG
The nucleotide sequence above comes from Ralstonia solanacearum K60. Encoded proteins:
- a CDS encoding MATE family efflux transporter, producing MTAPAARPLWRTFLAFLGPLILANILQSLSGTLNNIYVGHMLGVQALAAVSAFFPIVFFFIAFVIGLGAGASVLIGQAWGARKPEAVKTVAGTTLSVGLLAGVAVALLGGPFAHALLGWLGTPADILPDAAVYASVMLYAMPGLFVFLLFTAMLRGVGDTRTPLRTLLLSTSVGLVLTPSLIRGWFGLPQMGVASGAIATIVSLLVALTWLAFHLRRRQHPLAPDAALARHLRIDAGVLKTVLKIGVPSGVQLVVISVAELSLLSLVNRFGSDATAAYGAGTQIISYVQFPAMSIAITASILGAQAIGAGRPDRLDAITRTGLWLNMAISGLLVVVALLFSRAVVGLFTHSEAVMDLTQSLLHISLWSSVVFGMAGVFAGVMRASGTVFAPTAISIVAIAAVEVPVAWMLCRHIGTNGIWAAYPAAFITMFVMQGLYYGLVWRRRAQRFGIRRMV
- a CDS encoding DUF2239 family protein, whose product is MNATTVRACTAFADARRLAAGAVRDVARAVRLHLDAHPDASVLVFDNATACPVEFDLRGTVDDIAARFDEAAGVHADALEPSARPRGPGRPKLGVTAREVTLLPRHWDWLAAQPGGASVTLRKLVEAASRAAQGPDRRREAQEAAYRFMSAMAGDAPGFEEAARALFAADAARFATLTQPWPADVRDFARELARAAFGMTPPLADAPSPTPEAVA
- a CDS encoding LexA family protein; its protein translation is MNQKPLPLSGERSACPSFTDKQGQYLAFIWAYSLINARAPAERDMQRFFAVTAPSVHQMVLNLERNGLIRRQAGFARSIELLVDHNCLPVLQPSQTVITSVQRY